In one Elusimicrobiota bacterium genomic region, the following are encoded:
- a CDS encoding sulfatase — protein MIVVDILRADHLGCYGYHRDTSPHIDALAKEGTLFTQAFSPVPAGPLSMYSIFTSLYPPVFQSNGGSPKRFATLPKILKKEAYVTALFGGPTGPLIGQDFDTDSPGVGAGFAAPYINEKAIAWLRTNSKKRFFLYLNYTDAHNPYTPPRPYDKLFSRGGVDERFKKLPGNILFYFHDDFPREIVDEAVSRLPSYLKKHPRALEYVISQYDGEIKYVDDQIGVLLDEMKGLRLLDDTLIIVTSDHADEFLEHGELFHGNHLYDETMHVPFIVRLPGIIPKNKLIDKVVRSIDIMPTILDILDIHPGITIQGISLMPLVNHDVDLNLNAYSETKRHPPSAMQRGDIAIRTARWKFISTRDPKADTYGYELYDVKSDPKESINLVEREPEVARELKKELTGWLDDCQKVASPPKAQP, from the coding sequence ATGATCGTCGTCGACATCTTGAGAGCCGATCATCTTGGCTGCTACGGCTATCACCGGGACACCAGCCCTCATATCGATGCATTGGCGAAAGAGGGGACGCTGTTCACTCAGGCTTTCAGCCCAGTGCCGGCCGGTCCCCTATCCATGTATTCGATATTCACCTCCCTGTATCCGCCTGTTTTTCAATCCAACGGCGGGTCTCCCAAGAGATTCGCGACTCTCCCGAAGATATTGAAAAAAGAAGCTTATGTGACCGCACTCTTTGGAGGCCCTACGGGGCCGCTGATCGGGCAGGATTTTGACACGGATTCACCGGGGGTCGGCGCGGGATTTGCAGCCCCATATATCAATGAGAAGGCCATCGCTTGGCTGAGGACGAACTCCAAGAAACGATTTTTTCTCTATCTGAATTACACGGATGCTCACAACCCCTACACTCCCCCTCGTCCTTATGACAAGCTGTTTTCCCGAGGCGGGGTCGATGAGCGTTTCAAGAAACTTCCGGGCAACATCTTGTTCTACTTTCATGACGATTTCCCCAGAGAAATCGTAGACGAAGCGGTCTCTCGCCTTCCCTCTTACCTTAAGAAGCATCCCAGGGCTTTAGAATATGTGATCTCTCAATATGACGGCGAGATCAAATACGTGGATGATCAGATCGGCGTCCTGCTCGATGAAATGAAAGGCCTGCGCTTGCTCGATGATACTTTGATCATCGTGACTTCCGACCATGCGGATGAATTCTTAGAGCACGGCGAGCTGTTTCACGGCAATCACCTTTACGATGAAACAATGCATGTCCCTTTTATTGTCAGGTTACCTGGAATCATCCCGAAGAATAAATTGATCGATAAGGTGGTACGCTCTATCGATATCATGCCTACCATCTTGGATATCCTGGATATCCATCCGGGAATCACCATCCAAGGGATAAGTCTGATGCCCTTGGTGAATCATGATGTCGATCTTAATCTGAACGCTTATTCTGAAACCAAAAGACATCCACCGTCCGCTATGCAAAGGGGAGACATAGCAATCAGGACCGCTAGATGGAAGTTCATTTCAACTCGTGATCCTAAAGCCGATACATATGGTTACGAGTTGTATGACGTTAAAAGCGATCCTAAAGAGTCGATCAATTTGGTCGAGCGGGAACCCGAGGTCGCTAGAGAGCTAAAGAAGGAATTGACCGGTTGGCTGGATGATTGTCAAAAAGTCGCATCCCCCCCGAAAGCTCAGCCATAG
- the ugpC gene encoding sn-glycerol-3-phosphate ABC transporter ATP-binding protein UgpC: MASVTLRRISKRYQEATVLREISLEIADREFMILVGPSGCGKSTLLRMVAGLEDITEGEILIDGRIVNHLAPRDREIAMVFQDYALYPHMTVEENMSFGLRLRAVAKAEIDRRVQEAAGILQIQSLLKRTPRALSGGQRQRVAIGRAIVRKPKAFLFDEPLSNLDAKLREEMRVEIAKLHQRLGATIIYVTHDQVEAMTLGSRMAVMNGGIIQQVGTPAEAFARPANHFVAGFIGSPTMNFLSGTLEGGTFKSPDLGFKLPGARAAGPVILGVRPEGICVDRADGSASSEPVPAVIEVVELLGYKRNLYLKAGEKRLLATVDASFDGKPGDTVSMSFQLAGIHLFDKESKSRIA, encoded by the coding sequence ATGGCATCAGTGACCTTGAGGCGCATCAGCAAGAGATACCAAGAGGCGACGGTCCTGCGCGAGATCAGCCTGGAGATCGCGGACCGCGAGTTCATGATCCTGGTCGGGCCCTCGGGCTGCGGCAAGTCCACGCTGCTGCGCATGGTCGCGGGCCTCGAGGACATCACGGAAGGCGAGATCCTCATCGACGGCAGGATCGTCAACCACCTGGCCCCGCGCGACCGGGAGATCGCCATGGTCTTCCAGGACTACGCCCTCTATCCGCACATGACGGTCGAGGAGAACATGAGCTTCGGCCTGCGCCTGCGCGCCGTGGCCAAGGCCGAGATCGACCGGCGGGTACAGGAGGCGGCGGGCATCCTGCAGATCCAGAGCCTCTTGAAGCGCACGCCGCGCGCCCTCTCCGGGGGGCAGCGCCAGCGCGTGGCCATCGGCCGCGCCATCGTGCGCAAGCCCAAGGCCTTCCTGTTCGACGAGCCGCTGAGCAACCTCGACGCCAAGCTGCGCGAGGAGATGCGCGTGGAGATCGCCAAGCTGCACCAGCGCCTGGGCGCGACCATCATCTACGTCACCCACGACCAGGTGGAGGCCATGACCTTGGGCTCGCGCATGGCCGTGATGAACGGCGGCATCATCCAGCAGGTGGGCACCCCGGCCGAGGCCTTCGCCCGCCCCGCCAACCATTTCGTGGCCGGCTTCATCGGCAGCCCGACCATGAACTTCCTTTCGGGAACGCTGGAGGGGGGGACCTTCAAGAGCCCGGACCTGGGCTTCAAGCTCCCCGGGGCGCGTGCCGCGGGCCCGGTGATCCTGGGAGTGCGGCCCGAGGGCATCTGCGTCGACCGCGCCGACGGCTCTGCGTCGAGCGAGCCCGTGCCGGCCGTCATCGAGGTGGTGGAGCTCTTGGGCTACAAGCGCAACCTGTACCTCAAGGCGGGCGAGAAGCGGCTATTGGCCACGGTGGACGCGTCCTTCGACGGCAAGCCCGGCGACACCGTCTCCATGAGCTTCCAGCTCGCCGGCATACACCTGTTCGACAAAGAGAGCAAGTCCCGCATCGCCTGA
- a CDS encoding radical SAM protein produces MNVLLVQPPLDDKPVPGFIYSGDASFPIGLAYVAAALERDRHHVEIMDCQVLRNPGEKLLERVRRGGLDVIGFSTTIASIRSACDLAQAARRLDRSVCLMVGGAYPSVYGGKDVLLRCAAFSLAVIGEGEQTVVEVLDCLARGGDLERVRSVAFRRGDEILETPRRPLIDDIDSIPSPARHLFDLAAYRDLAPGQFLRLPQLPILSSRGCPYHCEFCDDKAVWLGRVRLRAPERIVAEIEEMIRKYRVREIKFYDDTLTVSKERAVRLCRLLIEKRLDIIWRCSARVDEVDRELLGLMKRAGCRSISYGIESGDDEILKKMDKGTTTRQARDAVRWTNEAGIAANGMFILNYPGETVETVEKTISFAQSLDLSFAGFNLAIPLGSRLREKIIRGYRLNQEVWDNPSYSGTEVWFFQEGLTPEYLKAAYSRAARGFYLRPSYLIRALRSIRNMAVLKSYLRGFFRLMSMTRSGRCA; encoded by the coding sequence ATGAACGTTCTGCTCGTGCAGCCGCCCCTCGACGATAAGCCTGTTCCCGGCTTCATCTACAGCGGCGACGCCTCCTTCCCCATAGGCTTGGCGTATGTGGCCGCCGCCCTGGAAAGGGATCGACACCACGTCGAGATCATGGATTGCCAGGTCCTGAGGAATCCCGGGGAAAAGCTCCTTGAGCGCGTAAGGCGGGGCGGTCTCGACGTCATCGGCTTCAGCACGACCATCGCTTCGATACGGAGCGCCTGCGACCTCGCGCAGGCCGCGCGGCGTCTGGACCGCTCAGTCTGCCTCATGGTCGGAGGCGCCTACCCCTCGGTCTATGGGGGCAAGGATGTCCTGCTCAGATGCGCAGCTTTTTCCCTGGCCGTCATCGGCGAAGGGGAGCAGACCGTCGTCGAGGTCCTCGACTGCCTGGCCAGAGGAGGCGATCTCGAGCGCGTCCGGTCCGTCGCTTTCCGGCGCGGCGACGAGATCCTGGAGACGCCCCGGCGTCCTCTCATCGACGATATCGACTCCATACCCTCGCCGGCCAGGCATCTCTTCGACCTCGCCGCCTACAGGGACCTGGCCCCCGGGCAGTTCCTCAGGCTGCCCCAACTGCCGATCCTCTCATCCCGCGGCTGCCCCTATCACTGCGAATTCTGCGACGACAAGGCCGTCTGGCTGGGCCGTGTGCGGCTGCGCGCTCCCGAGAGGATCGTGGCAGAGATCGAGGAGATGATCCGGAAGTACCGGGTGAGAGAGATCAAGTTCTACGATGACACTCTGACCGTCTCGAAGGAGCGCGCGGTCCGGCTGTGCCGCCTGCTCATCGAGAAGAGACTCGACATCATCTGGAGATGCTCGGCCAGGGTGGATGAGGTGGACCGGGAACTCCTGGGGCTCATGAAGAGAGCGGGCTGCCGCAGCATCAGCTACGGGATCGAGTCCGGCGACGATGAGATCTTGAAAAAGATGGACAAGGGCACGACCACCAGGCAGGCCAGGGATGCCGTGAGGTGGACGAACGAGGCCGGGATAGCCGCCAACGGGATGTTCATCCTGAACTATCCCGGAGAGACCGTGGAGACCGTTGAGAAGACCATCTCCTTCGCGCAGTCGCTCGATCTGAGTTTCGCGGGGTTCAACCTGGCCATCCCGCTCGGCTCCCGGTTGCGGGAGAAGATCATCCGCGGCTACCGTCTCAACCAGGAAGTCTGGGACAATCCTTCATATAGTGGGACCGAGGTCTGGTTCTTTCAGGAGGGGCTGACGCCCGAGTACCTGAAGGCTGCTTACTCGCGGGCGGCGCGGGGCTTCTACCTGCGGCCCTCATACCTCATCCGAGCGTTGAGATCCATACGGAACATGGCCGTGCTGAAAAGCTACCTCAGAGGCTTCTTCAGGCTCATGAGCATGACGCGCTCCGGGAGATGCGCATGA
- a CDS encoding radical SAM protein produces MRILFVYTMINVKLGSYGFQYGLASLSAYLKEHGYRDIRLCYMSPHYDGRQFQRQLEDFKPHVIAFYVSWDQYRFVKDLLALVKDREVFTICGGPHPTLNPDCLLECERLDALCVGEGERVLLEVVRSLERGERPEGVAGLHVKHGDRIVRSEPGPFLSDLDALPPVDRELFAEGATSRRFGFKSISGENGFRLTRGCPFGCAFCSNKALSSKQAGRYVRYRSAQRVVAEILACRKRYDLREINFMDDTFMANEALVEEFCGIYRREVRLPFDFYGHIPMKNKGLLARLKDAGGRRIGFGIETGNEEFRRTVINKHFSNEEAVETFAYVKSLGFMTEAFTIIGLPGETPRMFDDTEDLIRKIQPDMYTLTIYFPLPGTALHDRAVKMGYLPPHLELPRSYVTFRSPLLAMPDFPDRLIRQRNQWFGYNVYRETSLKKAIAFFIYESPWGDFLLRLVSPFRKVLGRFIFG; encoded by the coding sequence ATGAGAATACTCTTCGTTTACACCATGATCAACGTCAAGCTGGGGAGCTACGGCTTCCAGTACGGCCTGGCTTCCCTGTCCGCGTACCTGAAGGAGCATGGCTATCGGGACATAAGGCTGTGCTACATGTCGCCGCATTACGATGGGCGGCAGTTTCAGAGGCAGTTGGAGGATTTCAAGCCTCATGTGATCGCCTTCTACGTGAGCTGGGATCAGTATCGATTCGTCAAGGATCTTCTGGCCCTGGTGAAAGACCGGGAGGTCTTCACGATCTGCGGCGGCCCCCATCCCACGCTGAATCCGGACTGTCTGCTCGAGTGCGAGAGGCTCGATGCTCTCTGTGTCGGGGAAGGAGAGAGGGTCCTGCTGGAGGTGGTGCGGTCCCTCGAAAGAGGCGAGCGTCCTGAAGGGGTGGCGGGGCTTCATGTCAAGCATGGCGACCGCATCGTCAGGAGCGAGCCGGGGCCTTTCCTCTCGGACCTCGACGCCCTCCCCCCGGTCGATCGAGAGCTGTTCGCCGAAGGGGCGACCTCCCGCCGTTTCGGTTTCAAATCCATCTCCGGCGAGAACGGTTTCAGGCTCACCCGGGGCTGTCCTTTCGGGTGCGCGTTCTGCTCCAACAAAGCGCTCTCTTCCAAACAGGCGGGGAGATACGTCCGCTACCGTTCCGCTCAGAGGGTGGTCGCCGAGATCCTGGCGTGCCGGAAACGATACGACTTGCGGGAAATCAACTTCATGGATGACACATTCATGGCCAATGAGGCTCTCGTGGAGGAATTCTGCGGGATCTACCGCCGCGAGGTGCGCCTGCCCTTCGACTTCTATGGGCATATCCCCATGAAGAACAAGGGGCTCCTCGCGAGGCTGAAGGATGCGGGCGGGCGCAGGATAGGCTTCGGCATCGAGACCGGCAATGAGGAGTTCCGCAGGACCGTCATCAACAAGCATTTCTCGAATGAGGAAGCGGTGGAGACCTTCGCCTACGTCAAGTCCCTGGGATTCATGACGGAAGCCTTCACCATCATCGGCTTGCCTGGAGAGACCCCGCGGATGTTCGATGACACGGAGGACCTCATCAGGAAGATCCAGCCCGACATGTACACCCTGACCATCTACTTCCCCCTTCCCGGCACGGCGCTGCATGACCGGGCCGTGAAGATGGGCTATCTTCCGCCGCATCTGGAGCTGCCCCGCTCATATGTCACTTTCCGCTCGCCTCTTCTGGCCATGCCCGATTTCCCGGACCGGCTCATCAGGCAGCGGAACCAGTGGTTCGGCTACAACGTCTACAGGGAGACATCCCTGAAGAAAGCCATAGCGTTCTTCATCTATGAATCCCCGTGGGGAGACTTCCTGCTGAGACTCGTTTCCCCCTTCAGGAAGGTCCTGGGGAGATTCATATTCGGATAG
- a CDS encoding radical SAM protein — protein sequence MRLSQCLSFLDSAFKACILGRRIPLSVSVELTDRCNFKCRYCDQTKDGMPEMTTAQVFSLMDDFYGLGTRRIGLTGGEPLLRDDIEDIIAYGKAKGLIVNLATNGYLLAGMAPRLKGLDLVIVSLDGSEGVHDSMRMPGSFRRAVEGIAAMRKLGKPVITSTVLTRLNLQDIGFILELARATGFSSLFTLLFHHPRSISRADFEKMVPGEEDCRKAFQSLIERKKGGYPVLSSWTFLRYMASGDFQKRPFDCKAGDLYCAVDCRGNIGACGLQLGDAALPNGVELGFRAAFDKLRRNPCARHYCNFGVEESMILSLNPEAVANFMRHLVLRRDGR from the coding sequence ATGAGACTATCGCAGTGCCTTTCATTCCTCGATTCCGCGTTCAAGGCCTGCATCCTCGGCCGGAGGATCCCCCTTTCCGTCTCCGTCGAACTGACCGACAGGTGCAATTTCAAGTGCCGATACTGCGACCAGACCAAGGACGGCATGCCGGAGATGACGACGGCCCAGGTGTTCTCGCTGATGGACGACTTTTACGGACTCGGCACGCGCAGGATCGGGCTGACCGGGGGTGAGCCCCTTCTGAGGGACGACATAGAGGACATCATCGCCTACGGCAAGGCCAAGGGCTTGATCGTCAATCTTGCGACCAATGGATATCTCCTGGCCGGGATGGCTCCAAGATTGAAAGGACTCGATCTGGTCATCGTGAGCCTGGACGGCTCCGAGGGCGTTCACGATTCGATGCGGATGCCCGGCTCCTTCAGGAGGGCGGTGGAAGGCATCGCCGCGATGAGAAAGCTGGGCAAGCCCGTCATAACCAGCACGGTCCTGACCAGGCTCAACCTTCAGGACATCGGCTTCATCCTGGAGCTGGCCCGCGCCACGGGCTTCTCCTCGTTGTTCACTTTGCTCTTCCACCATCCCCGCTCCATCTCCCGGGCCGACTTCGAGAAGATGGTCCCGGGAGAAGAGGACTGCCGGAAGGCATTCCAATCGCTGATCGAGAGGAAGAAGGGAGGCTATCCGGTCTTGAGCTCCTGGACTTTCCTGCGCTACATGGCGAGCGGGGATTTCCAGAAGCGGCCCTTCGACTGCAAGGCGGGGGATCTCTACTGCGCGGTCGATTGCCGCGGCAATATCGGGGCTTGCGGCCTGCAGCTGGGCGATGCCGCTCTGCCCAACGGCGTCGAGCTGGGCTTCAGGGCCGCCTTTGACAAACTCCGCAGGAATCCCTGCGCCAGGCATTACTGCAATTTCGGGGTAGAGGAATCCATGATCCTTTCTCTGAATCCCGAGGCTGTAGCGAATTTCATGAGGCATCTGGTCCTCAGGCGAGATGGCCGATGA
- a CDS encoding carbohydrate ABC transporter permease, which translates to MAETREDVARALAAHRRKQTVQAVLIHAALIAACLICVYPLLRMVSVSLRPGDRLISTDLSLLPAGATAASYLSVFKQTNFLLWLWNSLVITCVTSFIGVSLAATGGYAFSRFKFPGDKLGLTLLLGTQMIPAGMLLLPLFLMIMRLGLINTYLGMIVAYSVTSLPFSIWILKGYYDTIPRSLEEAALVDGTSRFGAFYRIVLPLSTPALSIAFLFNFTQAWNEYLVARVVLCDAQRYTWTLGLFELQGQYLTQWGMFAAGSFMVTVPVLLIFLYSSKWLISGLTLGGVKG; encoded by the coding sequence ATGGCTGAGACCCGGGAGGACGTGGCGCGGGCTCTGGCCGCGCACCGCCGCAAGCAGACGGTTCAGGCCGTGCTCATCCACGCCGCTTTGATCGCGGCCTGCCTGATCTGCGTCTATCCTCTGCTGCGCATGGTCTCGGTCTCCCTGCGGCCCGGCGACCGCCTCATCTCCACCGACCTCTCGCTGCTCCCCGCCGGCGCGACCGCCGCTTCCTATCTCAGCGTCTTCAAGCAGACCAATTTCCTGCTCTGGCTCTGGAACTCCTTGGTCATCACCTGCGTGACCTCCTTCATCGGCGTGAGCCTGGCGGCCACCGGCGGCTACGCCTTCTCGCGCTTCAAGTTCCCGGGCGACAAGCTGGGCCTGACGCTCCTGCTGGGGACGCAGATGATACCGGCCGGCATGCTGCTTCTGCCGCTTTTTTTGATGATCATGCGCCTGGGGCTCATCAACACCTACCTGGGGATGATCGTCGCCTATTCCGTGACGTCCTTGCCCTTCAGCATCTGGATCCTCAAGGGCTACTACGACACCATCCCGCGCTCGCTCGAAGAAGCGGCTTTGGTCGACGGCACCAGCCGCTTCGGCGCCTTCTACCGCATCGTGCTGCCCCTCTCCACCCCGGCCCTGTCCATCGCCTTCCTCTTCAATTTCACGCAGGCCTGGAACGAGTACCTGGTGGCGCGGGTGGTGCTCTGCGATGCGCAGCGCTACACCTGGACCTTGGGGCTCTTCGAGCTGCAGGGCCAGTACCTGACGCAGTGGGGGATGTTCGCGGCCGGCTCATTCATGGTGACGGTGCCCGTCCTGCTCATCTTCCTCTATTCGTCGAAGTGGCTCATCTCGGGCCTGACCTTGGGCGGAGTGAAAGGATAA